A single Longimicrobium sp. DNA region contains:
- a CDS encoding TraR/DksA C4-type zinc finger protein, with amino-acid sequence MMAVQSPLPAEKLEAIRAELLRTLGKLERSLKISGENGKVRDLEQDTVGRLSRIDAIQNQGLTQNLEERERAQLRKVADALRRLEDGTYGACSSCGGSIPFERLLVFPETLACTACARGA; translated from the coding sequence CAGTTCAGAGCCCGCTTCCGGCGGAAAAGCTGGAAGCGATCCGGGCGGAGCTCCTGCGCACGCTCGGCAAGCTGGAGCGGAGCCTCAAGATCAGCGGCGAGAACGGGAAGGTCCGCGACCTGGAGCAGGACACCGTGGGCCGCCTCTCCCGGATCGACGCGATCCAGAACCAGGGGCTCACGCAAAACCTGGAGGAGCGCGAGCGCGCCCAGCTGCGCAAGGTGGCCGACGCCCTGCGCCGCCTGGAGGACGGCACCTACGGCGCCTGCAGCTCGTGCGGCGGCAGCATCCCCTTCGAGCGCCTGCTCGTCTTCCCCGAGACCCTCGCCTGCACCGCCTGCGCGCGCGGAGCGTAA